In the Pseudanabaena sp. PCC 7367 genome, one interval contains:
- a CDS encoding IS630 family transposase (programmed frameshift), whose amino-acid sequence MPKRYIVRLSKEEREELQNLVSTGKAAAYKIKHANILLNIDINGQNWTDAEAAATFSCHRNTVANLRQRLIEGGLESALARKPRQSAPRPHVCDGESEAKLIALRCSEPPAGHARWTLRLLADKAVELEIVPAICHETVRQVLKKNELKPHLRQQYVIPPEQNADFVAHMEDVLEIYHQPYDSKHPVICMDEKPVQLVKQTRIPLPAKSGQPELVDYEYERNGTANIFLFTEPLAGWRKAVVSERRTSVDWAIEIQRLLEQDYADCETVILVCDNLNIHKLASLYQAFAPSTARRLVERLEIHHTPKHGSWLNIAEIELSALTRQCLDRRIPDRETLEQETSAWFIERNHLQKSVDWQFTTADARIRLKRLYPQIES is encoded by the exons ATGCCTAAACGCTATATCGTCCGTTTGAGCAAGGAAGAGCGCGAAGAGCTGCAAAATCTTGTGTCTACTGGTAAGGCCGCCGCCTATAAAATCAAACATGCCAACATTCTGTTAAATATCGATATAAATGGCCAGAACTGGACAGATGCGGAAGCCGCCGCCACCTTTAGTTGCCATCGCAATACAGTAGCCAACCTGCGTCAACGATTGATTGAAGGAGGTTTAGAGTCGGCCTTGGCACGCAAACCTCGCCAAAGTGCGCCACGACCACACGTATGTGATGGAGAGTCGGAGGCAAAGCTAATAGCCTTACGTTGTAGCGAACCACCTGCTGGTCATGCTCGCTGGACATTGCGATTGCTTGCTGATAAAGCGGTGGAGTTAGAAATTGTACCAGCTATTTGTCACGAGACCGTGCGACAAGTGCTGA AAAAAAACGAACTGAAACCACATCTACGTCAACAGTATGTGATTCCACCTGAGCAAAATGCCGATTTTGTTGCTCATATGGAAGATGTACTAGAGATTTATCACCAACCCTATGATTCTAAGCATCCGGTAATTTGCATGGATGAAAAACCGGTGCAATTGGTTAAACAAACACGCATTCCATTGCCGGCTAAATCAGGACAACCAGAGTTGGTAGATTATGAATATGAGCGCAATGGCACCGCTAATATTTTCTTGTTTACAGAACCTTTGGCCGGTTGGCGTAAAGCAGTTGTGAGTGAACGCAGAACCTCAGTTGATTGGGCGATCGAAATTCAACGCTTACTTGAACAAGACTACGCCGATTGCGAGACTGTCATTTTGGTATGTGACAATTTGAACATTCACAAACTTGCCTCGCTCTATCAGGCCTTTGCTCCGTCCACTGCGCGTCGGTTGGTCGAACGGCTAGAAATTCACCATACGCCCAAACATGGAAGTTGGCTAAATATTGCCGAAATCGAGCTGTCTGCACTAACCCGACAATGTCTGGATCGACGGATCCCAGATCGAGAAACTCTTGAACAAGAAACATCAGCTTGGTTCATTGAGCGTAATCATTTGCAGAAGTCGGTAGATTGGCAATTCACAACTGCAGATGCTCGTATTCGCCTTAAGCGACTTTACCCACAAATTGAAAGCTGA
- a CDS encoding dihydroorotase, whose amino-acid sequence MMGGNILDSIATNPKPLLLKQVRVIDPIANLDQVQDIFIDRQKHPHLAAAKAIAARPDNDQPDIYENTGLVLGNGFVDLYSTSGEPGFEQRETLKSLAIAAQSGGFSQVCILPHTQPPLDNLAALEFLHHHNNRQNNMPFSAWGAITHGCLGQQMVDLAELSDRVVGFTDAKPISDLGLIKNLLAYLQPLEKTVMLWAWDQNIAGDGVMREGQWSMRYGLSGSPATAETTALAATIEQARAFKVRVHLMRISTARGVELINRAKNDGVNITASVSWLQLCFCDRDLGSYDPNLHLDPPLGTEEDRLSLIAGLKTGVIDAIAVDHTPYGYEEKELSFEAAPAGAIGLELVLPILWQKLVVQEQLSALELWQALSSKPAQCINQPIPKPVNLFAPNQNWLVEPRELKSLSHNTPYLGQSIKGKVLQLN is encoded by the coding sequence ATGATGGGTGGCAATATACTAGATTCGATCGCTACAAACCCCAAACCGCTCTTGCTCAAACAGGTGCGGGTAATCGATCCGATCGCCAACTTGGATCAGGTGCAGGATATTTTCATCGATCGGCAAAAACATCCCCACCTCGCTGCCGCCAAAGCGATCGCTGCACGCCCAGACAACGATCAACCTGATATTTATGAAAATACTGGTCTGGTACTGGGAAATGGGTTTGTCGATCTCTATAGCACCAGTGGTGAACCTGGCTTTGAGCAACGGGAAACACTCAAATCGTTGGCAATTGCTGCCCAAAGCGGCGGATTTAGTCAGGTTTGCATTTTGCCCCACACCCAGCCACCGCTGGATAATTTGGCGGCGTTGGAATTCCTGCATCACCACAATAATCGCCAAAATAACATGCCCTTTAGCGCCTGGGGCGCAATCACCCACGGTTGCCTGGGACAGCAAATGGTTGATTTGGCTGAACTGAGCGATCGGGTAGTTGGGTTCACCGATGCCAAGCCAATCAGCGATCTGGGCTTGATTAAAAATTTGCTCGCCTACCTGCAACCCCTTGAAAAAACAGTAATGCTCTGGGCCTGGGATCAAAATATTGCTGGCGATGGCGTAATGCGGGAAGGGCAATGGTCGATGCGCTATGGCCTGAGTGGTAGCCCTGCAACGGCGGAAACTACTGCTCTGGCAGCAACGATCGAACAGGCTAGAGCCTTTAAGGTGCGAGTGCATTTGATGCGCATTTCTACAGCACGGGGCGTAGAGTTGATCAATCGTGCTAAGAATGATGGCGTAAATATTACCGCTAGCGTTTCATGGTTGCAGCTTTGCTTTTGCGATCGGGATTTGGGCAGCTATGATCCTAATTTGCACCTCGATCCACCATTGGGAACCGAGGAAGATCGTTTGAGTTTGATTGCAGGGCTGAAAACGGGCGTGATCGATGCGATCGCCGTAGACCACACCCCCTATGGTTATGAAGAGAAAGAACTTTCGTTTGAGGCGGCTCCAGCCGGGGCGATCGGTCTGGAATTGGTGCTACCGATTCTGTGGCAAAAGCTGGTAGTCCAAGAACAACTCAGTGCCCTAGAACTATGGCAAGCCCTTAGCAGCAAGCCTGCCCAATGCATTAATCAGCCGATCCCAAAACCAGTTAATCTATTTGCCCCCAATCAAAACTGGCTGGTAGAACCACGCGAGTTAAAGAGCTTATCGCACAATACGCCTTATCTGGGGCAATCGATTAAGGGTAAGGTTTTACAACTCAACTGA
- a CDS encoding DUF2811 domain-containing protein: MNSTVSILAEIPEELHETLRSYLETHPDWDQDRVFAAALSLFLLQNGSCSSTDTSRSYRSAAKVYLNTLFQHSF; this comes from the coding sequence ATGAATTCAACGGTTAGTATCCTTGCGGAGATTCCCGAAGAGTTGCACGAAACATTAAGAAGCTATCTGGAAACACATCCCGATTGGGATCAAGATCGGGTGTTTGCGGCAGCCTTGTCATTGTTTCTGTTGCAAAACGGTAGCTGTAGTTCAACGGATACCTCGCGGAGCTATCGCAGTGCCGCCAAAGTGTATTTAAATACCTTATTCCAACATTCTTTCTAG
- the holA gene encoding DNA polymerase III subunit delta: MPTYLYWGEDEFQIAQAVQELHHALLDPMWLDFNFVKIVAMADEQIIDGLNYSATPPFGSGDRLTWLASTTITQKCSDTVRSELDRTLANLPPNSHLLLTTSSKPDGRLKSTKLLQKSAIVKEFSPIPPWKTDAIVTFIKKTAQNHQLELTEAGVELLADTVGNNSRRLHMELEKLKLWQGDRQGQVDTDAIASLVNATAHNSLQLAKAILAGDLDRSLSLLAELMGNNEASLKICATLTGQFRTWLWVRLLVESGERDDRKIAEVAGVGNPKRIYFLKQEIRPVSASQLLQAMPILLQLEADLKRGREEAAMLQTAIVQLYDRLSSQAR; this comes from the coding sequence ATGCCAACCTATTTATACTGGGGCGAGGATGAGTTTCAAATAGCTCAGGCGGTGCAAGAATTACATCATGCACTGCTCGATCCAATGTGGCTTGATTTTAATTTTGTCAAAATCGTGGCCATGGCTGACGAGCAGATTATAGACGGATTAAACTATTCTGCAACTCCTCCTTTTGGATCAGGCGATCGCCTAACTTGGCTAGCAAGCACCACAATTACACAAAAGTGTAGTGATACTGTGCGTTCTGAGCTCGATCGCACCCTGGCTAATTTACCGCCCAATTCTCATCTTTTGCTTACGACCAGTAGTAAACCAGATGGTCGGCTTAAGTCTACTAAACTATTGCAAAAAAGTGCCATTGTTAAGGAATTTTCACCAATTCCGCCCTGGAAAACTGACGCGATCGTCACATTCATCAAAAAAACTGCCCAAAATCATCAACTCGAGCTAACTGAGGCCGGAGTTGAACTTCTAGCCGATACAGTGGGCAACAATTCGCGCCGCTTGCATATGGAGCTGGAAAAATTGAAATTATGGCAGGGCGATCGCCAAGGGCAAGTGGATACTGATGCAATCGCCAGTCTTGTAAATGCAACTGCTCATAATAGTTTACAACTGGCTAAGGCAATTCTGGCAGGTGACCTAGACCGCTCCTTGAGCCTGCTTGCTGAATTAATGGGGAATAATGAGGCCAGTTTAAAGATTTGTGCCACCCTAACCGGACAGTTCCGCACCTGGCTGTGGGTCAGGCTTTTGGTTGAATCTGGTGAGCGTGATGATCGCAAAATTGCCGAGGTGGCTGGGGTTGGCAACCCCAAGCGAATTTACTTTTTAAAGCAAGAAATTCGACCAGTAAGTGCAAGCCAACTTTTACAAGCAATGCCAATCCTGTTGCAATTAGAAGCAGACCTAAAGCGCGGTAGAGAGGAAGCGGCCATGCTCCAAACCGCAATTGTGCAGTTGTACGATCGATTAAGTAGTCAGGCTAGATGA
- the rpsT gene encoding 30S ribosomal protein S20 has product MANSRSALKRIKTAERNRLRNREYRSAVRTLMKNYFLAVEAYEAEKTPEALATVQERMNTAYSKIDRAVKRGVLPRNTGARRKARLSRALKRVEAPATSEA; this is encoded by the coding sequence GTGGCAAATTCAAGATCTGCACTCAAAAGAATTAAAACCGCTGAACGCAACCGGTTGCGCAATCGAGAATATCGATCGGCGGTAAGAACCCTGATGAAGAATTATTTTCTGGCAGTGGAGGCATACGAAGCTGAAAAAACGCCAGAAGCATTGGCCACTGTGCAAGAGCGGATGAACACTGCCTATAGCAAGATCGATCGCGCCGTGAAAAGAGGCGTGTTGCCTCGCAATACTGGCGCAAGACGTAAAGCCAGGTTGTCGAGGGCTTTGAAAAGAGTTGAAGCTCCTGCCACATCAGAAGCATAG
- a CDS encoding LCP family protein gives MSIDRENVHLAQRRTKQNQNNKKRRWPLVVAGLSFMSASMGAAFAIFMTSKPLQQSALSAEEKAIFGDENLTASALGVPKLTRPVNILVMGTIVLTSDLPGATDQNPGEYLAQVNSTLDGHSDAMLLVRFDPATNKITALSIPRDSRVYIEEVGYSKINAANYVGGAALAAQTVSDMLGDVTIDRYIRVNVGGFSQLIDALGGVEVYVPKRMKYQDDSQHLYINLNEGMQHLDGDKAVQYMRFRHDDLGDIGRIQRQQTLLRAIFEQKLNLETVSRIPEIVKVLKRNIDTNLSMQELLALAAFGAQTDLESAKMLMVPGRFSAPEEFPLSYWIVDEYSLPRLVSEHFDLPLQYAESYGSIEATTPQYIRVAIQDSIAEPDATDLATDLLYESGYDRVFRAEYDWHQPLEKTQIVAQQGDTTMAEQVRRDLGIGEVVVESTGSLESDVTVRIGRDWLELRRKSLSASQDELELESDDFDHSEGTIESDFNPVGYRS, from the coding sequence GTGTCAATCGATCGTGAAAACGTCCATCTAGCTCAGCGACGCACCAAGCAAAATCAGAATAACAAGAAACGTCGGTGGCCTCTGGTAGTCGCCGGGTTATCGTTTATGTCTGCGAGCATGGGCGCTGCGTTTGCTATCTTCATGACCAGCAAACCACTGCAACAGAGTGCCCTGAGTGCAGAAGAGAAAGCAATTTTTGGGGATGAGAATCTTACCGCCAGTGCCCTGGGCGTGCCCAAGCTGACCCGACCGGTGAATATTCTGGTGATGGGTACGATCGTGCTCACTTCCGATCTGCCCGGTGCCACCGACCAAAACCCTGGTGAATATCTGGCCCAGGTTAATTCCACCCTCGATGGCCACAGCGATGCAATGTTGCTGGTGCGGTTTGACCCTGCGACGAATAAAATTACGGCGCTATCGATTCCCAGGGATAGCCGTGTTTATATTGAAGAAGTGGGCTATAGCAAAATTAATGCGGCCAACTATGTTGGTGGTGCGGCGTTGGCGGCGCAAACGGTCAGTGACATGCTGGGTGATGTGACGATCGATCGCTACATTCGCGTTAATGTGGGTGGCTTTAGCCAGTTGATCGATGCTCTGGGCGGCGTAGAGGTATATGTACCCAAGCGGATGAAGTACCAGGATGATAGCCAGCATCTCTATATCAATTTAAATGAGGGGATGCAGCATCTAGATGGTGATAAAGCAGTGCAATATATGCGCTTTCGCCATGATGATTTGGGCGACATTGGCCGGATTCAACGGCAGCAGACCCTACTGCGGGCGATCTTCGAGCAAAAGTTAAATCTTGAAACCGTCAGCCGTATTCCCGAAATCGTCAAGGTGTTGAAAAGAAATATAGACACTAACTTGTCGATGCAGGAGCTATTGGCATTAGCTGCCTTTGGAGCCCAAACCGATCTTGAAAGTGCCAAGATGTTAATGGTGCCTGGGCGTTTTAGTGCGCCAGAGGAATTCCCGCTGAGCTATTGGATTGTGGATGAATATAGCTTGCCGCGCCTGGTGTCGGAGCATTTTGATCTGCCGTTGCAATATGCCGAGTCCTACGGTTCGATCGAGGCTACTACGCCTCAGTATATTCGCGTTGCGATCCAGGATAGTATTGCTGAACCAGATGCCACTGATTTAGCGACAGATTTGCTCTATGAATCGGGCTACGATCGCGTATTCCGGGCGGAATATGATTGGCATCAACCCCTCGAGAAGACCCAGATTGTGGCACAGCAGGGTGATACCACAATGGCAGAGCAAGTCCGCCGTGATCTGGGGATTGGTGAAGTGGTGGTGGAGTCTACCGGTAGCCTGGAATCGGATGTGACGGTGCGCATTGGCCGCGATTGGCTGGAACTACGGCGCAAGTCTTTGTCGGCTTCCCAAGATGAGTTGGAATTAGAATCAGATGATTTTGACCATAGCGAAGGTACGATCGAATCGGATTTCAATCCGGTGGGCTATCGCTCTTAA
- a CDS encoding sugar transferase: protein MITRSRYGNSRVIAAASSRPQPKPRRRIRSRASAYSAYGKRAFDVLFSLSVLILFSPVYLLIGFLITITSAGPILYVQKRVGRNGRPFGCIKFRTMVNGAEHILDQMLKDDSITRAEFEDSFKLKHDPRVTRIGKWLRTTSLDEFPQFWNVLMGDMSVVGPRPLVKEELPKYGSAIDRVLSIKPGITGLWQVSGRNDIPYDRRIQIDLFYVKAHNFLMDLFIMFKTVGVVIFPNGNGAY, encoded by the coding sequence ATGATAACAAGAAGCCGTTATGGTAATAGCAGGGTGATCGCGGCTGCTTCAAGCCGTCCCCAGCCCAAACCCCGTCGAAGAATTAGAAGCAGAGCAAGCGCATATAGTGCCTATGGCAAACGTGCTTTCGATGTTTTGTTCTCCCTCAGTGTCTTGATTCTATTTTCGCCTGTTTATTTGCTGATTGGCTTTTTAATTACCATTACATCAGCAGGGCCTATTCTTTATGTGCAAAAACGAGTAGGCAGGAATGGTAGACCCTTTGGCTGTATTAAGTTCCGCACAATGGTAAATGGTGCCGAGCATATTCTTGATCAGATGCTGAAGGACGATTCTATTACCAGAGCTGAATTTGAAGATAGCTTTAAGCTTAAGCATGATCCGCGCGTTACCAGGATTGGCAAGTGGCTGAGAACTACTAGCCTGGATGAATTTCCCCAGTTTTGGAATGTGCTCATGGGCGATATGAGCGTAGTTGGCCCTAGGCCATTGGTAAAGGAAGAGTTGCCTAAATATGGCAGTGCGATCGACCGGGTTTTATCAATCAAGCCAGGTATTACTGGACTTTGGCAGGTCTCTGGCCGCAATGACATCCCCTACGATCGCCGGATCCAGATCGACTTGTTCTATGTCAAAGCCCATAATTTCCTGATGGACTTGTTTATTATGTTCAAAACCGTTGGTGTGGTTATCTTCCCCAACGGCAATGGCGCTTATTAA
- a CDS encoding PhzF family phenazine biosynthesis protein has translation MQLQIFTIDAFSDRPFGGNPAATVMVAKFPPDGLMQRIAAEMNLSETAFACQLDANKFHLRWFTPTQEMPLCGHATLAMAHYLREIGAVAIDQPLTFKTLSGDLIINFMGKTIEMDFPAQGLQPIADVAEQALEAIFADLDYECIGFGGDNYTVVLDAEALVKDFQPDFEAIAKLDTGRLIITAAAADRPYDFVSRFFAPGVGINEDPVTGSAHCILTPYWAKRLGKSELKARQLSARSGDLIVTHRGDRVKIAGNAITVLRGQIDLPD, from the coding sequence ATGCAACTGCAAATATTTACGATCGATGCCTTTAGCGATCGCCCCTTTGGGGGAAATCCCGCTGCCACTGTGATGGTAGCAAAATTCCCGCCTGATGGGCTGATGCAGCGGATCGCCGCGGAGATGAATCTATCGGAAACAGCTTTCGCTTGCCAACTGGATGCCAACAAGTTTCATTTACGCTGGTTTACGCCCACCCAGGAAATGCCCCTTTGTGGTCATGCCACGTTGGCGATGGCACATTATCTGCGCGAAATTGGGGCTGTTGCGATCGATCAACCCTTAACTTTTAAAACCCTCAGTGGCGATCTGATCATAAATTTTATGGGCAAGACGATCGAGATGGATTTCCCCGCTCAAGGGTTGCAACCAATTGCTGATGTGGCTGAGCAGGCATTAGAGGCGATCTTTGCCGATCTCGATTATGAATGTATTGGCTTTGGTGGCGATAATTACACTGTGGTTTTGGATGCTGAAGCTTTGGTTAAAGACTTCCAGCCGGATTTTGAAGCGATCGCTAAGCTAGACACGGGCAGATTGATTATTACTGCTGCTGCTGCCGATCGCCCCTATGATTTTGTTTCTCGCTTCTTTGCGCCCGGAGTGGGCATAAACGAAGATCCGGTCACCGGTTCAGCGCATTGTATTTTGACTCCCTATTGGGCAAAGCGATTGGGAAAATCAGAACTAAAAGCAAGGCAATTATCTGCTCGCTCTGGCGATCTAATTGTCACCCACCGGGGCGATCGGGTCAAAATTGCTGGTAATGCCATAACTGTGCTGCGTGGCCAGATTGACTTGCCTGATTAA
- a CDS encoding NupC/NupG family nucleoside CNT transporter — protein sequence MNHPIYLNLVSLIFGVFGMCFVAWLFSEDRRVIPWRVIIWGIGLQLVLGAAVFLFPLTRVFLDWFNNLLNVVFEAADRGARFVFGNAIVPDPNNPPDVALGYIFAFRALPTVIFFSGLMALLDNLGLIKPVVNFFGEIFYRTMRLSGAEALSGSANIFVGIEAAIVVKPFLAKMTRSELCAILACCFGTAASSVLAIYVSFLRPVFPNILGHLVSASIIAIPACFVLSKIMVPEVDKPLTMGGIPKEADFKDADQNDDNDDKLEAVGGELMKRTSPLDAAILGALDGVKMSVSIAAVLILILGLVYLLDALFAGLAMLPVLGAVFQYVTLDNITGVLFYPLTLMTGVSWDDSWQAAVIVGSRLFKTAIPAYGALAAAAQAGEISDRTVLIVSYALSGFAHVASVGIFVGGTIALIPSRRKEISELGWKAMFIGTLACMMIASIAGFMDTGNPSILGIPAEEAAAIVEPAPDAPANTSEAAIPPDASNQTEPTNSIGEDTEPN from the coding sequence ATGAATCACCCAATCTATCTAAACCTTGTGTCGCTTATCTTTGGCGTGTTTGGCATGTGCTTTGTGGCCTGGTTGTTTTCTGAAGATCGACGTGTAATTCCCTGGCGGGTAATTATTTGGGGAATTGGTTTACAACTGGTACTGGGCGCGGCGGTGTTTTTGTTTCCCCTCACCAGGGTGTTTTTAGACTGGTTTAATAATTTACTTAATGTGGTGTTTGAGGCGGCCGATCGCGGCGCTCGGTTTGTGTTTGGCAATGCGATCGTCCCTGATCCCAATAATCCGCCGGACGTGGCGCTTGGTTATATCTTTGCGTTTCGAGCTTTGCCAACGGTGATTTTCTTCTCTGGCCTGATGGCCTTGCTCGATAATTTGGGCTTGATTAAACCAGTGGTTAATTTTTTTGGCGAGATTTTCTATCGCACCATGCGTTTAAGCGGTGCAGAGGCATTGAGTGGCTCGGCAAATATTTTTGTGGGAATCGAGGCGGCGATCGTGGTTAAGCCCTTTTTGGCCAAAATGACCCGCAGCGAGCTATGCGCGATCCTGGCCTGTTGTTTTGGTACGGCGGCATCCTCGGTGCTGGCGATCTATGTGAGTTTTTTGCGTCCAGTTTTCCCAAATATTCTGGGGCACCTGGTTTCTGCCTCGATCATTGCGATCCCAGCCTGTTTTGTATTGTCGAAAATTATGGTGCCGGAAGTGGATAAGCCCTTAACTATGGGTGGCATACCCAAAGAAGCGGATTTTAAAGATGCCGATCAAAACGACGACAACGATGACAAGCTAGAGGCGGTTGGTGGTGAATTGATGAAACGCACCAGTCCACTGGATGCCGCAATCCTGGGGGCATTGGATGGCGTAAAAATGAGCGTGTCGATCGCTGCTGTTTTGATTTTAATCCTGGGCCTGGTTTATTTACTCGATGCTTTGTTTGCTGGTTTAGCTATGCTCCCTGTTTTGGGCGCTGTGTTTCAGTATGTCACCCTCGATAACATCACCGGGGTGTTGTTCTATCCACTTACCTTGATGACTGGGGTTTCCTGGGACGATTCCTGGCAAGCGGCGGTAATTGTCGGTAGTCGTTTATTTAAGACCGCAATCCCCGCCTATGGGGCGCTGGCGGCGGCGGCTCAAGCTGGTGAAATTAGCGATCGCACCGTGTTAATTGTCAGCTATGCGCTGTCGGGATTTGCCCATGTCGCTTCGGTGGGCATTTTTGTGGGTGGCACGATCGCCCTGATCCCATCGCGGCGCAAGGAAATTTCCGAACTGGGCTGGAAAGCAATGTTCATTGGCACCCTGGCTTGCATGATGATCGCTAGCATCGCTGGGTTTATGGATACAGGCAACCCCAGCATTCTTGGTATTCCCGCCGAAGAGGCCGCAGCGATCGTTGAACCAGCACCGGATGCTCCTGCAAACACCTCTGAAGCAGCGATTCCACCTGATGCCAGTAATCAAACCGAGCCAACCAATTCGATCGGTGAAGATACTGAGCCTAATTAG
- a CDS encoding peroxidase family protein: MEDNLITRNPFAEDNFETRRFDGTGNNLTDIFRTVGAVGTRFRRIAPVEYENGINSPAGIAPPGGSRRPLPDGTIPGDRPSARLISNVLADQAGQSITNDRLMSDMIWGVGQFLNHDTDLALSDNEAIANGLIAQGIPQDFPIPIPADDPVFGPNGTNPMPGGVLRFERDVFAPETGTIINGVPGEAINTVTAWLDLSTVYGSEPLLARNLSQLSDGMLRTFATDSGALLPPDFDGVTSGGAFMGVGFMAGDSRVNENSSLVAQHTLWVRNHNRLAGLLAATHPDWDNAKLFERSRQINIAQWQNIVLYEWLPALIGNSFVPEYGGYDPNLDPQTTNTFAVAALRIGHTLVSPQILRLDQNFEPLPEGEIAFIENFGAPDIITGENVDQVLRGLASGIAQEVALNVIDDLRNGLPVSGPVGFDLLAANIQRGRDRGLADYNELRRNLSIVVPELGIRPVSSFAEITSDPDLQRSLEELYGSVDDIDMWVGLMAEDHLPGASVGLTEQAVLGFQYMAMRGGDRFWFENPIETGGSFTAAEIAEIRNLRLSDIIELNTNTTGLRQNVFFTIDTQFQSGNDTDEFFTGIEGNDFLRGLGGNDTLQGNQGDDVLSGNRGFDLLIGDAGNDSLFGGANHDFLVGGVGSDLLSGDRGNDTISAVNFDGSNIPEFDFLIGGAGSDLFILGDRGNSNIIVLANSATIGDFTAGEDLIQLVNGTGAYQIEAIADGGIGIFSNGALIAALPNLTLADVGAVTAALLLV, encoded by the coding sequence ATGGAAGACAATTTAATCACCCGTAATCCATTTGCGGAAGACAACTTTGAAACTCGCAGATTTGATGGGACTGGCAATAACCTCACCGATATTTTTCGCACCGTGGGTGCAGTGGGCACGCGTTTTCGGCGGATTGCCCCAGTCGAGTATGAAAATGGGATCAACTCCCCCGCTGGCATTGCTCCACCAGGTGGCAGCCGCAGACCCTTACCAGATGGGACTATTCCTGGCGATCGCCCCAGTGCCAGGTTAATTAGCAATGTGCTCGCCGATCAAGCTGGTCAATCAATTACTAACGATCGGTTGATGAGTGACATGATCTGGGGGGTGGGACAGTTTTTAAACCATGATACTGACTTAGCCCTATCAGACAACGAAGCGATCGCCAATGGTCTGATTGCCCAGGGCATCCCCCAGGACTTTCCGATTCCAATCCCAGCAGACGACCCAGTGTTTGGCCCCAATGGCACTAATCCAATGCCCGGTGGTGTGCTGCGCTTTGAACGTGACGTTTTTGCGCCAGAAACAGGCACGATCATTAATGGCGTACCAGGCGAGGCGATCAATACGGTTACAGCCTGGCTCGATCTTTCCACCGTTTATGGCTCTGAACCACTTCTGGCCAGAAATCTCAGCCAACTAAGCGATGGCATGTTGCGTACCTTTGCCACTGACAGTGGTGCTCTGTTGCCACCGGATTTTGACGGGGTGACCAGTGGCGGTGCATTTATGGGCGTGGGCTTTATGGCTGGAGATTCACGCGTCAATGAAAATAGCAGTCTGGTGGCTCAACATACCCTGTGGGTGCGAAATCACAATCGCCTGGCGGGATTATTAGCGGCAACACACCCAGACTGGGATAATGCCAAACTTTTTGAGCGATCGCGGCAGATCAATATTGCCCAATGGCAAAATATCGTGCTCTATGAATGGCTGCCAGCCCTGATTGGTAATAGTTTCGTGCCGGAATATGGCGGCTATGATCCTAACCTCGATCCTCAGACTACTAACACCTTTGCCGTGGCGGCATTGCGGATCGGCCATACCTTGGTGAGTCCCCAAATTCTACGCCTCGATCAAAACTTTGAACCGTTGCCAGAGGGTGAAATTGCGTTTATTGAAAACTTTGGCGCACCGGATATTATTACGGGCGAAAATGTTGACCAGGTTTTGCGCGGTCTGGCCAGTGGCATCGCTCAGGAAGTTGCTCTTAATGTGATTGATGATCTGCGCAATGGCTTGCCCGTTTCTGGACCAGTTGGTTTTGATCTGCTGGCCGCAAATATTCAACGTGGCCGCGATCGGGGTTTGGCAGACTATAACGAACTGCGTCGCAATTTAAGCATCGTTGTGCCTGAATTGGGCATTCGGCCAGTGAGCAGCTTTGCTGAGATTACATCTGACCCTGATTTGCAACGGAGCCTAGAGGAGCTTTATGGCAGTGTCGATGACATTGATATGTGGGTGGGGCTAATGGCCGAAGATCACCTGCCCGGAGCTAGCGTTGGTCTTACTGAACAAGCGGTTCTGGGGTTTCAATATATGGCTATGCGCGGTGGCGATCGCTTCTGGTTTGAAAACCCGATCGAAACCGGTGGCTCTTTTACCGCTGCCGAAATTGCCGAGATTCGCAATCTACGCCTGTCCGACATTATTGAATTAAATACCAACACCACTGGCCTGCGTCAGAATGTGTTTTTTACGATCGATACTCAGTTCCAATCTGGCAATGATACGGATGAGTTTTTCACTGGGATTGAGGGCAACGACTTCCTGCGTGGTCTGGGTGGTAATGATACGCTTCAGGGCAATCAAGGCGATGATGTGCTGTCGGGCAATCGCGGTTTTGATCTCTTAATTGGTGATGCGGGTAATGATAGCCTGTTTGGTGGTGCGAATCATGATTTTCTAGTTGGTGGCGTTGGCAGCGATTTGCTTAGCGGCGATCGGGGCAACGATACAATCAGCGCTGTTAATTTTGATGGTAGTAACATACCAGAATTTGATTTCCTGATTGGTGGTGCAGGCAGTGATCTATTTATCCTGGGCGATCGTGGCAATAGTAATATTATCGTTCTTGCTAATTCTGCAACGATCGGCGATTTCACCGCAGGAGAAGATCTAATTCAATTAGTCAATGGTACTGGCGCTTACCAGATTGAAGCGATCGCTGATGGTGGGATCGGCATTTTTAGTAATGGCGCTCTGATCGCGGCGCTACCGAACTTAACCCTTGCGGATGTTGGAGCCGTTACAGCAGCCCTGTTATTGGTTTAG